The window CAAGGAAGGAGCACCGCATTCTGGAAGACGAAGCCGATGTCCCCGCGCCCGTACCCCGGGCCGAACCGCACCTCCCCCGACGTCGGCCGCTCCAGGCCGGAGATCAGGCGAAGCAGCGTGGACTTGCCGCATCCGGACGGGCCGATGATGGAGACGAACTCCCCCCTGGGGACCTCGATGTCGATGTCCCGGAGCGCCTCCGTCTCCTTCCTGAGAAAGTTTCTGTAAACCTTCGACAACCCCGCAACCCCGAGAGACAGCTCCCGTGTCATCGTGTTTCCCCTTTCCGAGGTGAACCTGAGGTGAACCCGAAAGCTCATTCTAGCACAGCGTTCCGTCCGCGGGGAGCGGCACGCCGCCGGTACGCGAGGCCGAATCCCCCGAAAAGGCGGAGGACGGCGCGGACCCCGTGCCGTCCTCCACAGCTTTCGCCTCTCGAAGATGCGGTGCGCCTCAGAGGTCCCGGCCGGCCTCCGGGAACGATCCCGGAAACAGCTCCGCCGGGGACAGGGAGCCGTCGCTCCGCTCCCAGTAGCCCATGCGCATCTTCTCGTAGTAGGCCTGCGCCTGGTCGCGAAGGGCCGCCTCGTCGATCCCCGGGATGACGCGGTCGCGCATCACGAATCGGCCGTCGATGATCGAATGGCGCACCTCCCGCGACATCCCGGAGTTGACGATGGTTCGCAGCGGATCTTCGATCGTGCCCACGTCCAGTCCATCGAGGTCGAGGACGATCATATCCGCGCGGGCCCCTACCGCGATGCGCCCCAGGTCCTCGCGGCCCAGCGCACGCGCGCCTCCCAGCGTCGCCGCCTCGATATCCTCCGCTGGGGCCACTGCCGCAATCCGCGTCCCCTCCACGGCCACGGAGGCGTTCTCCAGAATGCGCCGCTCCGGGTCCATCGTGATCACGGTGCCCCTCTTCAGGATGAGATCCGCGTGTTTCCTGTTTCCATCCAAAGTCATCAGCTCCCAATCTCACAGCCTGCCGCCGCACCGCCCCAAAGGCTCCTCAATTCAATATTGGGACCTTCCAGTTCGAAGATTCCCGACTCGGAGACATTCGCCCGGTTCAGAAACTGCCTCTCAGAAGCCTTCCGCTTCCGGGGTCCGCCGTTATCCCTCGGCCATCGAAGACGACCGCGCCGCGCACCAGCGTCGCGGTCACGCGCCCCTCGAACTCCATCCCCATATAGGGGCTGTGCTTGTTTTTATGAAGCAGCATCTCGGGAGCGAGCGTCCAGCGCGCGGAGGGGTTCAGGATCGTCAGGTCGGCATCGCTCCCGATCCTGATGACCCCCTTGCGGGGGTAGAGCCCCATCAGGCGAGCCGGGTTCTCGGAAGACCAGCCGAACCAGCATCTCCACGCTCAAGCCCCGCCGCCTCACCCCATGGGTGAAGAGCGCGGGCAGCATGGTCTGTACGCCCTGGGCCCCGCCCCACATGTCCCAGAAGCTCCCGCTCGCCGGATTCTTCTGCGCGACGGTCGAGGGCGAGTGATCCGAGGAGATCACGTCCACCGAACCGTTCCGGACACAATCCCAAAGGGCCTCGACGGTCTCCCGCGTCCGCACGGGGGGCGTGCACTTCAGGACGCCCCCCAGCCGCTCCAGGTCGTCCTCGGAGAAGATCAGGTAGTGCGGGCAGGTCTCCACCGTCACCCGCGCCTCCCTCCGGGCCCGCGACACCCGATCGATCACCTCGGGCAGCGTGGCGTGGCAGATATGAACGCGCGCCCCCGTGGAACGGGCCATCTCCAACACCATGTCGACGGCCAGGAGCTCCGTGACGGGGGCGTGGGCCCCCAGGAAATCCCGCACCCCCGTGCGCCCGGCGGACCGGGCCGCCCGCTCGAGGGACGACGTCAGCGCCTCGTCCTCGCAGTGAACCCCCACCAGGAGGTCGTGTTTCTCCGCCTCGGCCAGCCCGCGGAAGAGCACGTCCGGACGGGCATAGGGGAAGTCGCTGCCCGCAAAGCAGGTGAACGCCTTGAAGGCAATGGCGCCCCGTTCGCGCATCGCTTGCAGCTCCGCGACATTGTCGTCCACGAGGCCGCCCCACAGGGCATAGTCCACCACCGCGCGCTCCGCGGCGGCGCGTTTCTTGAGCTCCAGGCTCTCCACCGAGGTCACGGCCGGGGCCCCGGAGAGCGGCATGTCCACGACCGTACCGACCCCGCCGGCCGCGGCCGCGGCCGTGCCGTGGGCAAAGTCCTCGCGGTCGGGAAACCCCGGGTCGTTGAAGTGGACGTGCATATCGACCACGGCGGGCAGGACCAGCATCCCGGCCGCGTCGATGACGCGCTCTCCCGCGCCGAGCGTTCCTCCGGCGGCCAGGGCCGCGATTTTGCCGTCCGCGATGCCGATGTCGGCCTCGACAAGCCCCGACGGGGCCGCGACGAGGCCATTGACGACCGTACAGGAAAATTGTCTCGTACTCATGCTTCTCTACCTGCCTTGGGCATAATGGATGAAGCCTTCCCGAATCTCAGCGGAGAGGGCTCAGAACGCGACCTC is drawn from uncultured Fretibacterium sp. and contains these coding sequences:
- a CDS encoding amidohydrolase family protein, coding for MDGNRKHADLILKRGTVITMDPERRILENASVAVEGTRIAAVAPAEDIEAATLGGARALGREDLGRIAVGARADMIVLDLDGLDVGTIEDPLRTIVNSGMSREVRHSIIDGRFVMRDRVIPGIDEAALRDQAQAYYEKMRMGYWERSDGSLSPAELFPGSFPEAGRDL
- a CDS encoding amidohydrolase family protein; this encodes MSTRQFSCTVVNGLVAAPSGLVEADIGIADGKIAALAAGGTLGAGERVIDAAGMLVLPAVVDMHVHFNDPGFPDREDFAHGTAAAAAGGVGTVVDMPLSGAPAVTSVESLELKKRAAAERAVVDYALWGGLVDDNVAELQAMRERGAIAFKAFTCFAGSDFPYARPDVLFRGLAEAEKHDLLVGVHCEDEALTSSLERAARSAGRTGVRDFLGAHAPVTELLAVDMVLEMARSTGARVHICHATLPEVIDRVSRARREARVTVETCPHYLIFSEDDLERLGGVLKCTPPVRTRETVEALWDCVRNGSVDVISSDHSPSTVAQKNPASGSFWDMWGGAQGVQTMLPALFTHGVRRRGLSVEMLVRLVFREPGSPDGALPPQGGHQDRERCRPDDPEPLRALDARSRDAAS